ATGCCGTCCACGTGGAACTTGGTCGGCGACTCGACCACGAAGGAGATGCCCTCCGGGGCCGGGACCAGGATCGGGTGGCTGTAGCCGAGGGAGAACTCCATGTCGGAGCCCTTCGCCGCGACACGGTAACCAACACCGCTGATCTCGAGCGACTTGCGGTAGCCCGCGGTCACGCCGGTGATCATGTTCGCCACCAGCGTGCGGGTCAGGCCGTGCAGGGCCTTCGACATACGCTCGTCGTTCGGGCGAGAGACGAGCAGGGTGCCGTCCTCAGCCTTGGCGATGTCGATCGGCGCGGCGACGGTGTGGGAGAGGGAACCCTTGGGGCCCTTCACCGAGACCGTCCGGCCATCGATGGTGACGTCCACGCCGGCGGGAACCGGGATGGGCAGCCGTCCAATGCGAGACATTGCTGTACCTCCGTTTCCCTGAATTACCAGACGTAGGCGAGGACTTCCCCACCCACGCCCTTCTTGGCAGCCTGCTGGCCGGTGAGCAGACCCTGCGACGTGGAGATGATCGCCACGCCCAGGCCGCCGAGCACCTTCGGCATAGCGGTGGACTTGGTGTAGACCCGCAGACCCGGCTTGCTGATGCGCTTGATGCCAGCGATCGAGCGCTCACGGTTCGGGCCGAACTTGAGGTCGATGGTCAGCTTCTTGCCGACCTCGCCCTCCTTCGGCTCCTCGACCTTCCAGCCGGTGATGTAACCCTCCTGCTGGAGGATCTCGGCGATGTGAGTCTTGATCTTGCTGTGCGGCATCGCGACGGTGTCGTGGTAGGCCGAGTTCGCGTTTCGCAGACGCGTCAGCATGTCTGCGATCGGGTCGGTCATGGTCATGATGGCCTGTGGCCTCTCTCACCGCGGTTTCCGCGCGCCTCGTTTGCAGAAGGGGCACGGGACCTACGGTGTAGTAAGACGAATTCGGGGCAGCACGGGCCCCGACCTCCCGAGGATACAGGAGGCCGGGAGC
This genomic interval from Streptacidiphilus rugosus AM-16 contains the following:
- the rpsH gene encoding 30S ribosomal protein S8, with product MTMTDPIADMLTRLRNANSAYHDTVAMPHSKIKTHIAEILQQEGYITGWKVEEPKEGEVGKKLTIDLKFGPNRERSIAGIKRISKPGLRVYTKSTAMPKVLGGLGVAIISTSQGLLTGQQAAKKGVGGEVLAYVW
- the rplF gene encoding 50S ribosomal protein L6; the protein is MSRIGRLPIPVPAGVDVTIDGRTVSVKGPKGSLSHTVAAPIDIAKAEDGTLLVSRPNDERMSKALHGLTRTLVANMITGVTAGYRKSLEISGVGYRVAAKGSDMEFSLGYSHPILVPAPEGISFVVESPTKFHVDGIDKQKVGEVAAKIRKLRKPDPYKAKGVKYAGEVIRRKVGKSGK